The following proteins are co-located in the Cryptococcus neoformans var. neoformans B-3501A chromosome 12, whole genome shotgun sequence genome:
- a CDS encoding hypothetical protein (HMMPfam hit to Helicase_C, Helicase conserved C-terminal domain, score: 94.7, E(): 2.3e-25; HMMPfam hit to SNF2_N, SNF2 family N-terminal domain, score: 476.5, E(): 2.6e-140) produces MNPLLAASSAANPNNTSVDDDKLSDYVPNSRDLSVSRAPSVIASEDAGHLDTAPQTPEPEEDEEDEIPEDELNEEELMDGKKITPSAAKRAAQANAKKAQTAERKAQHAEIGKKRSAIEQARFADSMKRFNYLLGQTELFQHFIDLKRQREPQFAQMLDEQIAKQAGKGKKKAIDNRHRKSEKEEDEELLKDEEEDEPFVFEESPAYVKGGKMRDYQVQGLNWMVSLHHNGINGILADEMGLGKTLQTVAFIGYLKFHLGIPGPHLIIVPKSTLDNWAREVAKWVPGFDVVVLQGTKEERGELISRRILTQDFDVLITSYEMCLREKSTLKRFSWEYIIIDEAHRIKNVDSLLSQIIRTFVSRGRLLITGTPLQNNLQELWALLNFILPDVFSSSEDFDAWFKTKDEADPDAVVKQLHKVLRPFLLRRVKADVEHSLLPKKEINLYVGMTEMQRKWYKSLLEKDIDAVNGMTGKKEGKTRLLNIVMQLRKCCNHPYLFDGAEPGPPFTTDQHLVDNAGKMVILDKLLKSMKAKGSRVLIFSQMSRMLDILEDYCQFRGHQYCRIDGSTAHEDRIAAIDEYNAPESEKFVFLLTTRAGGLGINLVTADIVVLFDSDWNPQADLQAMDRAHRIGQTKQVYVFRFITQDAVEERILERATQKLKLDQLVIQEGRAQQTAKVAQNKDDLLDMIQHGAEKIINNKESMLIDDDIDEIIRRGEERTKEINSKYAGLDLDALNNFKSESLVNTWEGEDYGNRQQKRPLLWIEPSKRERKTNYSVDQYYRDSLKTGGPKADKPKVARAPKQVVVNDFQFYPPRLAELQNKETDWHRKSINYQVPVREPEEGETQEQVEAEQKEEQERIDNAVPLSEEEVAEKETLVGEGFHDWQRRHFQSFIRALEKYGRDDLEKVVTDVADRTEDEVREYAAVFFERYKELKDWERIMDRIRAGEEKIKEQQDRIDVLHRKIKATRFPLQELKIVYGQNKGKAYSDEEDRFLLVRMHHHGIDRDDCYELIKRDIGEWPLFRFDWFFKSRTPDELRRRAQTLLLCIMKEDDKVEDEKKPIKGKKRPIDELKSGPGSRDTTPSAAGSKGSKKKKV; encoded by the exons ATG AACCCTCTATTAGCAGCCTCCAGCGCTGCAAACCCCAACAACACTTCCGTGGACGACGACAAGCTGTCAGACTATGTTCCCAACTCACGCGATCTGAGCGTTTCTCGCGCT CCTTCTGTAATAGCTTCCGAAGATGCAGGTCATCTCGACACCGCACCACAAACACCTGAGccggaggaagatgaggaggatgagattcCCGAGGATGAATTGAACGAGGAGGAATTAatggatggaaag AAGATCACACCTTCTGCTGCCAAGCGTGCTGCCCAGGCTAATGCGAAAAAGGCGCAAACggcagaaagaaaagcTCAGCATGCGGAAATCGGTAAGAAGCGAAGTGCCATTGAGCAAGCAAGG TTTGCGGACTCTATGAAGAGATTCAACTATTTACTTGGACAGACCGAGCTTTTCCAGCACTTTATCGATCTCAAG CGCCAACGAGAGCCCCAGTTTGCGCAAATGCTGGACGAGCAGATTGCCAAGCAAGCGGGTAAGGGTAAAAAGAAGGCAAT CGATAACCGACACCGCAAgtctgaaaaggaagaagatgaagaacttttgaaggatgaagaagaggatgaaccGTTCGTGTTCGAGGAGAGTCCGGCGT ACGTCAAGGGCGGCAAGATGCGAGATTATCAAGTTCAGGGCCTAAACTGGATGGTTTCTCTGCACCACAATGGTATCAATGGTATTCTTGCTGATGAAATG GGTCTCGGCAAAACTTTGCAAACTGTCGCTTTCATCGGATATCTCAAATTCCACCTAGGTATCCCCGGACCTCACCTCATCATTGTCCCCAAATCTACACTCGACAACTGGGCTAGAGAAGTTGCCAAGTGGGTCCCAGGATTCGATGTTGTTGTGCTCCAAGGCACCAAGGAAGAGCGAGGCGAACTCATCTCAAGGCGTATCCTCACTCAAGACTTTGACGTTCTCATCACGTCATACGAAATGTGTCTTCGAGAAAAGTCTACTCTCAAACGATTTAGCTGGGAGTATATTATCATTGACGAAGCTCATCGTATCAAGAATGTCGactcccttctttcgcaGATTATTAGGACGTTTGTCAGTCGTGGAAGGTTACTGATTACCGGTACACCACTGCAAAACAATTTGCAAGAGCTGTGGGCCTTGTTGAACTTTATCTTGCCCGAcgtcttctcttccag TGAGGACTTTGATGCCTGGTTCAAGACCAAGGACGAAGCCGATCCCGACGCCGTTGTCAAGCAACTCCACAAAGTCCTCCGACCTTTCCTGCTTCGACGAGTCAAAGCCGATGTCGAGCACTCTCTCTtgccaaagaaggagattaACCTTTATGTCGGTATGACTGAGATGCAGAGGAAGTGGTACAAGAGTCTTCTGGAGAAGGATATCGATGCCGTCAACGGTATGACTGGTAAGAAGGAGGGCAAAACGAGGTTGTTGAACATTGTTATGCAACTCCGAAAATGTTGTAACCACCCATACC TCTTTGATGGCGCCGAGCCCGGGCCGCCTTTTACCACCGATCAGCATCTTGTTGACAATGCTGGTAAAATGGTCATTCTTGACAAACTCCTCAAATCCatgaaggcgaagggtTCTCGGGTTCTCATCTTTTCTCAAATGAGTAGAATGTTGGACATCTTGGAGGATTACTGTCAGTTCCGTGGACACC AGTACTGCCGTATTGATGGTAGTACCGCTCATGAGGACCGAATCGCTGCGATTGACGAGTACAACGCCCCTGAGAGTGAGAAATTCGTATTCCTTCTTACTACCCGAGCTGGTGGTTTGGGTATCAACCTTGTTACCGCCGACATTGTCGTTCTCTTTGATTCAGACTG GAACCCTCAAGCCGATTTACAAGCTATGGACAGAGCTCACCGTATTGGTCAGACAAAGCAAGTCTACGTCTTTAGGTTCATCACGCAGGATGCTGTAGAGGAACGTATCCTTGAACGAGCCACACAAAAGCTCAAGCTGGATCAGCTTGTTATCCAGGAGGGCAGGGCACAGCAAACTGCTAAAG TGGCCCAGAACAAGGATGACTTGCTTGACATGATTCAACATGGCGCGGAGAAGATtatcaacaacaaggagAG CATGTTGATTGATGACGACATCGATGAAATTATTCgacgaggagaggaaaggacCAAGGAGATTAACAGCAAATATGCCGGTCTCGACCTTGACGCTTTGAATAACTTCAAGTCTGAAAGTCTGGTAAACACCTGGGAAGGCGAGGATTATGGCAACAGG CAACAAAAACGTCCCCTTCTTTGGATTGAGCCTTCCAAACGAGAGCGAAAGACCAATTATTCTGTGGATCAGTATTACCGAGACTCTCTCAAGACTGGAGGGCCCAAGGCGGACAAACCCAAGGTTGCTCGTGCTCCCAAGCAGGTCGTCGTCAACGACTTCCAGTTCTATCCCCCTCGTCTTGCGGAGCTACAGAACAAGGAGACCGACTGGCACAGGAAGAGTATCAACTACCAAGTACCTGTGAGGGAAcctgaggaaggagagacaCAAGAACAGGTGGAGGCTGAGcaaaaggaggaacaggAAAGGATCGACAATGCCGTCCCCCTctcggaagaggaagttgCAGAAAAGGAAACTCTTGTTGGTGAAGGATTCCACGACTGGCAGCGGAGGCATTTCCAGTCTTTCATCAGAGCATTGGAAAAGTACGGGCGAGATGATCTGGAAAAGGTCGTGACCGATGTTGCGGACCGAACAGAGGATGAAGTCAGGGAGTATGCGGCTGTCTTTTTTGAAAGATATAAGGAGCTCAAGG ATTGGGAGAGGATCATGGACCGTATCCGAGCAGGTGAAGAAAAAATTAAGGAGCAGCAAGACCGTATCGATGTCCTCCATCGCAAGATCAAAGCTACCCGTTTCCCTCTCCAGGAACTCAAGATCGTCTACGGTCAAAATAAAGGCAAGGCTTATagcgacgaagaagaccgATTCTTGCTTGTGAGGATGCACCACCACGGTATCGATAGGGACGATTGTTACGAATTGATCAAGCGAGATATTGGGGAATGGCCACTTTTCAG GTTTGACTGGTTTTTCAAGAGTCGGACTCCTGATGAGCTCAGGCGACGGGCTCAAACTTTGTTGTTATGTATCatgaaggaagatgataaggttgaggatgaaaagaagcctATCAAGGGCAAG AAACGTCCGATTGACGAGCTCAAATCTGGTCCGGGATCAAGAGACACCACACCAAGTGCAGCCGGGTCGAAGGGtagcaagaagaagaaggtgtaG